DNA sequence from the Pseudoglutamicibacter cumminsii genome:
CCGGAGAATCCTGGGTCGATGAAGCCCGCGGTCGAGTGGGTCAGAAGGCCGAGCCGGCCGAGCGAAGACTTGCCTTCGAGCCGAGCAGCAACATCGCCGGGTAGCGTCACTTTTTCGTAGGTGGCTCCCAGAACGAACTCGCCCGGGTGCAGAATGAACGGCTCGTCTGGCTCGACTTCGACGAGGCGCGTCAGTTCAGCCTGTTCCGTCGACGGGTCGATGTACGGGTATTTGTGGTTGTCGAACAACCGGAAGTAACGGTCCAGGCGTACGTCCACGCTCGAAGGCTGGATCATGTCCTCGCCTCGCGGTTCGAGCGCGATCTTCCCGGAATCTAGGGCTTTACGAATATCACCATCTGAGAGCAACACACGCTCAGAATATCGCGTAGCCACCATTCCTCGCATTTTCCCGGGTCAATTTGAAGGCTGGAACGCGAAGATCTGACATAGTAAAAGGTGCACGCAACAAAGGTGTCCGTGCGATGCGCGCGGTTCACTTCACCGGAAGGATCGGCTTGTGAAAGGTAGGCACGCCGCCGCGACCGCGAGGACTGTGCCGCGGTGGGCTCTTCCCGTGGGTGTGTTCCTTGCCGTTCTCGCGCTGATCCTCGTGATCGTACTCCCCCGCTCTGGTGGCCAAGCAACCAACGATGCTGAAACCAGCCCAGCGGCAACGTCACCTGACGCGAAGCAGCCAGCCGCAGCCAGCGCATCGGACGCCAAAGAAAACAAGCCAGCCGACGCCGACAAGGAGCCTGCCAAGGGGAGCATCGCGGGACCGAAAGTCAGCGCGGCTCCATCCGCATCGACGAAGGAACCGGGCGAGAGCGAAAAGCCCTCAGAAAATGCTGAAGACCGCAGCCCCGAAATCCCGAGCGACCCCAACAACATCAAGGTCCTGGCCAACAAAAAGCGGCCCCTCGAACCGTTGACATACGCGCCCAAAGACCTCGTCCACATCGGCAGTGGGCAAAGCATGCGAAGCGAAGCCGCACAAGCTTTCAAAAAGCTACGCAACGCCGGGGCGGCGTCCGGGGTGAACTTCCACCCCGTGAGCGGCTACAGGTCGTACAACCAGCAAGCCGCAACCTACAACCACTGGCGGGCCACGTACGGCCAACAACACGCGGACTCCGTGTCCGCCGCACCAGGAACCAGCGAGCATCAGCTGGGCCTCGCCGTCGACGTCTCCGACGGGATCTGCCACCTGCGGCGCTGCTTCGCGACCACGAATGCCGGGCAGTGGGTCGCACGGAACGCCCACAAATACGGGTTTGTGATCCGCTATCCCGATGGGAAGACCGACGTCACCGGATACTGGTACGAACCGTGGCACCTGCGTTACGTCGGAACTGAGCTGGCGGACGAACTCACCTCGAAAGGGCTGACCCTCGAGGAGTACTACAAGTGGAAACCAGGCAAGTAAGGGTCTGACGCATGCTCGCGGGTAGATCCAGCACGAACGAACCCGGTAGGTTGGAACCATGAGCACCAATGAGCCAGAAAAGAACGAACAGCCAGAGCAGCCAGAAGTGGATGCGCAGCCTCAGCAGGAGCACGGCGAGCGCATGCTGGACGAAAGCGAGCTCGAACCGTTCAACGACATCGAACGCGTGATTGTTGACGGCGCCGAAGGGAAGCTGGAAAGCAACGAAGTCCTGTCCAAGATCGCGGCTGCGAACCTGTTCTTCCTCACCGAAGAGGAAGTCACGGACGAACAGCAGGTTGTTCAGCCGCTACTGCTCAAAGGGCCCGACGAGAAGGTCGTGCTTGCAGTATTCACGCACCCTGCGCGCGTGGCGCAACAGTTCATCGACATGGCTCCGTACGCGGTCCGCATGCCGGGGCTGCAGGCGTTCCACCAGGCAGTTGGCGTGGGTATCGCGATCAACCCGGGTCACCCGATCGGACTTGTGCTGGACGCCGAGTCTGTTGAAAACATCCGCGAAGTGCTTAACAGCTAAGCACCTACCGGTTCTGGCGTGGAAGCGCCAGCGGCGGCCGCAACACGTTTTGGAAAACACGGCGTCGCGTGCCAGAATCGGAGAGTTCACCAAGCTAGTTCGCCTACTTGTGGTGAACGATGCGGGTGTAGCTTAATGGTAAAGCTCTTGCTTCCCAAGCAAGCGACGCGGGTTCGATTCCCGTCACCCGCTCCACTATGACGTCGAAAATGATAAGTAGGCGTTTGCGTTAGCGGGTATGCCCCAAGGGGGTCAAGAAAATCCCTTCCGTTAGCGAGTGTATAGCGCGTTAGCCGTGACCTGCCGAAATACTTCCCGAGCACTATCACTTCGCTGTTGCCACGATTTCTGGGCATGAGAAAAGCCCGTCCGCGCACTCATGCACGAACGGGCTAAAAATTTCCCTCTAACCTCCTACAGCTGAACCCTCACTACCTCGCCAACTCGGAACACGAACCGGATCGTATCCTCGCCTACGATGGCGTGATCGATGAGTGCGCTCCACTGCGCGGGACGAAACTCGCTCACCGGTTCGCCCGCCAGATCATTCAGGGTTGTGGTGATGGCGGCATGCTTGGCAGTGTTCGCTACGATATCTGCTTCCAGGCTTGTTTTACGTGCAAGCGTCTTACGGTAGGTAGTATCGAGTTTGGTGTACTTGTTTTGGTAGGCGTCTTGGTCGAGCGCACACCGCTGGTTTTCCGCAATCAGCGTCTCGATCTGCTCGGTGAGTTCCACAAGTTTTGCCTGGCACGCTGCGGCTTGTTCTTCCAAACGGCTCGTATCGAACATGTCGCCAAGCACCTGCGGCAGCTGGCTTTCGTACCGGTGGCGGGCGATCAGTTGGTTGAGCGCTTGGACGAAAGAATCCTTGATCTGCTCGTCTTTCACCGTCGCGCTGCTGCAGGGATGTTCGTCTGTGTATTTGTGGTTGCATTGCCAGACTGTGTACTTGTATTTCGTGTTCGACGCCCACGTTTTACGCCCATACCACGCCCCACACTGAGAACATTTCAGCCGGGTGGAGAATAAGCCGACTTTCGCTGACGATATGTTGGCATGGCGGGTGGCGAGTTCGTATTGCACCTGATCCCAGATACGCGGAGCAATAATCGGCTCGTGATTACCTGATACGTAGTATTGGGGCACTTCACCCTCGTTGACCTTCATCTTCTTAGTAAGGAAATCGGTGGTAAACGTCTTTTGGAGAAGGGCGTCGCCCTTGTATTTTTCGTTGGATAGAATGGAGCGCACTGTCGAGGTTGACCACACTTCTTTCCCACGCGGGGTGAGAATCTTACGCTGCGCGAGCTCGGTTTTAATCTCACTGATCGCCATCCCGTCAAGGAAAAGCTGGTAGATCAACCGCACGGTCGGAGCCTGCGTCTCGTCGATGACGAGGCTGCCACCCTCGCCTTTCTTGTATCCGAGTAGGGATTTGTAGGGCACCATGATTTTTCCATCGGCAAAACGTTTCCTATGTCCCCAGGTGACGTTCTCGGAGATGGAGCGGGATTCTTCTTGCGCCAAGCTCGACATGATCGTGATGAGTAATTCGCCTTTGGCGTCAAAGGTATAAATATTTTCCTTCTCAAAATAAACCTCGACGCCTGCATCCTTGAGCTTGCGCACGGTAGTGAGCGAGTCGACGGTGTTGCGTGCGAACCGGGAGACGCTTTTGGTGAGGATCAGATCGATTTTGCCTGCCAGGGCGTCATCGATCATGGTTTGGAATCCCTCACGGCGCTTCATAGAGGTGCCAGAGATACCTTCGTCGCAGTACATGCCCGCGAACTGCCAATCATTACGGGAATGAATGTAGGTGGTGTAGTAGTCGATCTGAGCCTCGTAGGAGGAGGTTTGTTCTTCCATCTCGGTAGAGACGCGAGCGTAGGCGGCGACCCGTCTGCGTGCCGGTGCGCCAGATGAGGCTGCGGCAGATCGAAGCTTCTTTGTTGCGGGTATCGCGGTGACGGTGCGGTTCATGCCAGCCTCCCCTCACTGGTTAACCCCACTGGTGTCATGGTTCCATCCGCGAGGTGGAAGGTGAGCTGATGCTCGAAGGCCTCGATCATCACGATCTGCTCGCCAACCTGGACGGGGTCGAAACCCTGGGTGCCGAGCATGTCTGCGCAGGCTTGTTCGAGGAGTGTTTCGCGCAGGTTGTGCCCCCTACAGGGGTTGCCGTTCCCGGTGCAGGCACTCCAGCAGCGCCAGAACTTGTATGAGGTTCCAGACTTGTAGGTGCGGGTTTTGCGTTGATAGTTCTTCCCGCACGCCGCGCAGCAGATCCGCCCGGTGAATACGCCCGTGTTTTTTGACGGGGTGGCAGCCGGGCCCGCCTCACGCCTGTGCGCGATTTCTGCTTGCACCGTGTCAAACATCGCCTGATCAATGATCGCTGGGAGGGCTTGCTCGACCCAGTATCGCGGCAGCTCCCCGTCGTTGAGGGAGCGTGTGGGTGCTTGGATTGTGGGGCGGTACATTTTCTGTAGCATTTGGCAGCCCTTGTACCGCTCGTTTTCGAGCATGCGACGAAACACGGATCCGTAGAACCGTCCCCCTCCCCGAGAGCGTTTACCTTCAGCGTTGAGCATGCCAGCGGTCTTTTCCGGGCTGATCCCATCGAGATAATTGGCAAACAGTAAGCGCACGATCTTGGCTTCTTCGTCGATGATGGTGAACTGGCCGTTTGCCCAGTGGTAGCCATAGACAACGAAGGAGTTCGTGCCACCGTTCTTGTATCGGTTGCGGATTGCCCATTTCACGTTCTGGGATAGCGAGCGTGATTCTTCTTGGGCGAACGAGGCCAGCAAGGTTAACAGCAGTTCCCCGTCAGCGCTAAGGGTGTCGATACGTTCGCGTTCGAACCGTACGGCCACGCCAAGGTCTTTGAGCTCACGGACCGTAGCGAGCAGGTCGACAGTGTTGCGGGCCAGGCGTGAGATTGATTTACACAACACAATATCGACACCCC
Encoded proteins:
- the dcd gene encoding dCTP deaminase — its product is MLLSDGDIRKALDSGKIALEPRGEDMIQPSSVDVRLDRYFRLFDNHKYPYIDPSTEQAELTRLVEVEPDEPFILHPGEFVLGATYEKVTLPGDVAARLEGKSSLGRLGLLTHSTAGFIDPGFSGHVTLELSNMSTLPIMLWPGSKVGQLCFFQLSSPAEHAYGTGPYLNRYQGQRGPTASRSHLNFHRTRIED
- a CDS encoding D-alanyl-D-alanine carboxypeptidase family protein, which encodes MKGRHAAATARTVPRWALPVGVFLAVLALILVIVLPRSGGQATNDAETSPAATSPDAKQPAAASASDAKENKPADADKEPAKGSIAGPKVSAAPSASTKEPGESEKPSENAEDRSPEIPSDPNNIKVLANKKRPLEPLTYAPKDLVHIGSGQSMRSEAAQAFKKLRNAGAASGVNFHPVSGYRSYNQQAATYNHWRATYGQQHADSVSAAPGTSEHQLGLAVDVSDGICHLRRCFATTNAGQWVARNAHKYGFVIRYPDGKTDVTGYWYEPWHLRYVGTELADELTSKGLTLEEYYKWKPGK
- a CDS encoding SseB family protein, producing the protein MSTNEPEKNEQPEQPEVDAQPQQEHGERMLDESELEPFNDIERVIVDGAEGKLESNEVLSKIAAANLFFLTEEEVTDEQQVVQPLLLKGPDEKVVLAVFTHPARVAQQFIDMAPYAVRMPGLQAFHQAVGVGIAINPGHPIGLVLDAESVENIREVLNS
- a CDS encoding recombinase family protein; amino-acid sequence: MNRTVTAIPATKKLRSAAASSGAPARRRVAAYARVSTEMEEQTSSYEAQIDYYTTYIHSRNDWQFAGMYCDEGISGTSMKRREGFQTMIDDALAGKIDLILTKSVSRFARNTVDSLTTVRKLKDAGVEVYFEKENIYTFDAKGELLITIMSSLAQEESRSISENVTWGHRKRFADGKIMVPYKSLLGYKKGEGGSLVIDETQAPTVRLIYQLFLDGMAISEIKTELAQRKILTPRGKEVWSTSTVRSILSNEKYKGDALLQKTFTTDFLTKKMKVNEGEVPQYYVSGNHEPIIAPRIWDQVQYELATRHANISSAKVGLFSTRLKCSQCGAWYGRKTWASNTKYKYTVWQCNHKYTDEHPCSSATVKDEQIKDSFVQALNQLIARHRYESQLPQVLGDMFDTSRLEEQAAACQAKLVELTEQIETLIAENQRCALDQDAYQNKYTKLDTTYRKTLARKTSLEADIVANTAKHAAITTTLNDLAGEPVSEFRPAQWSALIDHAIVGEDTIRFVFRVGEVVRVQL
- a CDS encoding recombinase family protein; translation: MAHISVVTPVRPPTPKLVNVAAYARVSTNGTEQLASLSAQVSYYSRLIQSTPGWAYAGVFIDEGITGTSTKSRQGLADLMDAARGGGVDIVLCKSISRLARNTVDLLATVRELKDLGVAVRFERERIDTLSADGELLLTLLASFAQEESRSLSQNVKWAIRNRYKNGGTNSFVVYGYHWANGQFTIIDEEAKIVRLLFANYLDGISPEKTAGMLNAEGKRSRGGGRFYGSVFRRMLENERYKGCQMLQKMYRPTIQAPTRSLNDGELPRYWVEQALPAIIDQAMFDTVQAEIAHRREAGPAATPSKNTGVFTGRICCAACGKNYQRKTRTYKSGTSYKFWRCWSACTGNGNPCRGHNLRETLLEQACADMLGTQGFDPVQVGEQIVMIEAFEHQLTFHLADGTMTPVGLTSEGRLA